The following proteins come from a genomic window of Brachionichthys hirsutus isolate HB-005 chromosome 20, CSIRO-AGI_Bhir_v1, whole genome shotgun sequence:
- the mcm9 gene encoding DNA helicase MCM9, with translation MSMNPEQEALITRVFGSYLMEYHHGDMIQLIADANGESHRPVVVNAMTLFEASMEVGDCFVAYPSDVLSIFDKVLHRRAMELSQNADGTDRTKERRLNVSPHARITGLPVCPELTRDTIPRSRDIGRFLSVTGTVIRTSVTKVLEYEREFICTKCHHVFTVQADFDQFCTFAQLACPKPDGCNSIRFNCLSGGSDPAACRDYQEIKLQEQVQRLSVGSIPRSVVVVLEDDLVDSCKSGDDVTVYGVIRQRWKPFSDGAHCDVELVLKANNIEVNNQQAAATVAMKNVQKDFEDFWNNYKHDPIAGRNQILLSLCPQVFGMYLIKLAVAMVLAGGVQRIDSSGTKIRGECHMLLVGDPGTGKSQFLKYAAKIMPRSVLTAGIGSTSAGLTVAAVRDGGDWHLEAGALVLSDGGLCCIDEFNSIKEHDRISIHEAMEQQSISVAKAGMVCKLNTRTTILAATNPKGQYDPEEPLSVNVALASPLLSRFDLVLILMDTKNPEWDRIISSFILEDRGQCSENSSLWTMEKMKAYFRVIKHLQPQVCDEANSILTRYYQLQRQSDGCNAARTTIRMLESLSRLAEAHARLMFRETVTVEDAVMAVCVMECSMQGGALLGNVHALLSSFPADPGQQYQTQCRILLEGLNLPMLLEKEIRRLARPRTHTPSCGALGSGRFEDHGKLFSDLFELSIPYSTLCDTIFHSRFAIV, from the exons ATGTCGATGAATCCCGAGCAGGAAGCCCTGATCACTCGCGTGTTTGGCTCCTACCTGATGGAGTATCATCATGGAGATATGATCCAGCTCATTGCGGATGCTAATGGGGAGAGCCATCGGCCTGTTGTTGTCAATGCTATGACATTATTTGAAGCCAGCATGGAG GTCGGGGATTGTTTCGTCGCCTATCCCAGTGATGTCCTGTCTATTTTTGATAAAGTGTTACACAGAAGAGCCATGGAGTTGTCACAGAATGCCGATGGAACAGACAGAACAAAGGAGCGGCGTTTAAACGTCTCTCCTCATGCCCGCATCACAG GTCTGCCAGTGTGTCCCGAGCTGACGCGAGACACCATTCCCAGGTCCAGAGATATAGGGCGCTTCCTGTCTGTTACTGGTACTGTCATACGCACCAGTGTTACCAAG GTTCTGGAATATGAACGAGAGTTCATATGCACTAAGTGTCATCATGTTTTCACGGTGCAGGCAGATTTTGATCAGTTCTGTACTTTTGCTCAACTGGCCTGTCCTAAACCTGATGGATGTAACTCAATCAGGTTTAATTGTCTGTCCGGAGGATCTGATCCAGCAGCTTGCAGGGACTACCAGGAAATCAAGTTACAAGAGCAA GTGCAGAGGCTGTCGGTGGGCAGCATCCCTCGCTCTGTGGTGGTGGTTCTGGAGGATGACCTCGTTGACAGTTGTAAATCTG GAGATGATGTGACCGTCTATGGAGTGATCCGTCAGCGCTGGAAGCCCTTCAGTGATGGCGCTCACTGTGATGTGGAGCTGGTCCTCAAGGCCAACAACATAGAAGTGAACAACCAACAGGCTGCTGCTACTGTTGCCATGAAGAATGTTCAGAAAGACTTTGAAGATTTCTGGAATAACTACAAACATGATCCCATAGCTG GTAGGAACCAGATCTTGTTGAGCCTGTGCCCACAGGTGTTTGGCATGTACTTGATTAAACTGGCAGTGGCCATGGTGTTGGCTGGAGGGGTGCAGAGAATAGACTCATCTGGGACCAAGATCAGGG GTGAGTGTCACATGCTGCTGGTTGGTGACCCTGGAACAGGGAAGTCTCAGTTCTTGAAGTATGCAGCTAAGATCATGCCTCGATCTGTTCTCACAGCTGGAATCGGATCAACAAGCGCAG GACTGACTGTAGCAGCGGTGAGAGACGGAGGTGATTGGCACCTGGAGGCGGGAGCCCTGGTCCTATCAGATGGTGGTTTGTGCTGCATTGACGAGTTCAACAGCATCAAGGAGCATGACCGCATCAGCATCCATGAAGCAATGGAGCAGCAATCTATTAGTGTGGCCAAAGCTGG TATGGTGTGTAAGCTGAACACTCGAACCACCATCCTGGCAGCCACCAACCCTAAAGGGCAGTACGACCCCGAGGAGCCGCTGTCTGTGAACGTGGCTCTGGCTAGCCCTCTGTTGAGTCGTTTTGACCTTGTTCTTATTCTGATGGACACCAAAAACCCAGAGTGGGACCGGATCATCTCCTCTTTTATTCTGGAGGACAGAG GACAATGTTCTGAGAACTCCAGCCTGTGGACCATGGAGAAAATGAAGGCTTACTTCCGTGTGATTAAACACCTCCAACCACAGGTGTGTGATGAGGCCAACAGCATCTTGACTCGGTACTACCAGCTGCAGAGGCAGAGCGATGGCTGCAACGCTGCACGGACCACGATCCGCATGCTGGAGAGTCTGAGCAGACTGGCTGAAG CACATGCCAGGCTCATGTTCAGAGAGACCGTGACCGTAGAGGATGCTGTTATGGCTGTCTGTGTGATGGAGTGCTCTATGCAG GGGGGTGCTCTGTTGGGAAATGTTCATGCACTGCTTTCCTCGTTCCCTGCTGACCCAGGACAGCAGTACCAAACTCAGTGTCGAATACTATTGGAAGGACTGAACCTGCCAATGTTGCTGGAGAAAGAGATCAGGAGACTGG CTCGTCCACGTACGCACACACCCTCCTGTGGAGCTCTTGGAAGCGGCCGCTTTGAGGACCACGGGAAGCTTTTCTCTGATCTTTTTGAGCTCTCCATCCCGTACAGTACACTCTGTGACACCATATTTCACAGCCGCTTTGCGATTGTTTGA